One window of Amaranthus tricolor cultivar Red isolate AtriRed21 chromosome 11, ASM2621246v1, whole genome shotgun sequence genomic DNA carries:
- the LOC130827457 gene encoding E3 ubiquitin-protein ligase RFI2-like isoform X3: protein MVRSDYSDQGIDLNVEPESSIPCSICFDLVTYDGDRSRAKLKCGHEFHLEVAGVVAKQNGWIIVINDCIGSAFNAKGAMQCPNCRSVEKGQWKYSSGSLTSPELGVDDGSVDHYPFYFTLAETPYRVHICPFRGFTQFYPSSHPFSILSGHSDSMPLILITSVIYLGSVMLLVFHGSTAV from the exons ATGGTAAGGTCGGATTATAGTGATCAAGGGATTGATTTGAATGTTGAACCTGAATCATCAATTCCATGTTCCatttgttttgatttggttACCTATGATGGGGATAGATCCAGGGCTAAGCTTAAATGTGGTCATGAATTTCATCTGG AAGTGGCTGGGGTAGTTGCGAAACAAAATGGCTGGATCATTGTTATTAATG ACTGCATTGGTTCTGCGTTTAATGCGAAGGGAGCTATGCAATGTCCGAATTGCCGGTCAGTTGAGAAAGGTCAATGGAAATATTCTAGTGGTTCTCTTACGTCTCCGGAGCTAGGTGTCGATGATGGAAGTGTTGATCACTATCCCTTTTATTTCACTCTTGCTGAAACG CCCTATAGAGTTCACATATGTCCGTTTCGTGGATTCACACAATTTTATCCATCTTCTCA CCCCTTCAGCATCCTTTCTGGGCACAGTGACAGCATGCCCCTAATTTTAATCACTTCAGTGATTTATTTAGGCAGTGTGATGCTTTTAGTGTTCCATGGATCAACTGCTGTTTGA
- the LOC130827458 gene encoding protein TILLER ANGLE CONTROL 1-like isoform X2, which translates to MKVFNWVHPRFLNVNPCTAFLEENGTQKDESSKIENEMNVFHGHNSHMIVDMLDSWKDGILSIGTIAISPLEASKYAMLEEIHDDNHDYDDDHHVIDDRYDLDENDDQSSPLMNVEYFSHELDKVIGANHEIIEEEQVYENNNCIEDEEQSRRRVTLAELFLEDSDYHHNVKVLQDDDDDDDDDGVKGDIMMNEKQGIDMMIMKPNSLAKNGLFKAKKLLKEDLHPLKKFNQLMKRMMKKKIHPDDLEGKLHKDMQIHPSSPTNGQDLSNDELASLLLIQAAMV; encoded by the exons atgaag GTCTTTAATTGGGTTCATCCGCGATTTCTCAATGTTAATCCGTGCACAGCTTTTCTCGAAG AAAATGGAACACAAAAAGATGAGagttcaaaaatagaaaatgagatgaaTGTTTTCCATGGCCATAATTCTCATATGATAGTAGACATGCTAGACTCTTGGAAAGATGGAATTCTATCCATTGGTACCATTGCTATTAGTCCCTTAGAGGCTAGTAAATATGCAATGCTTGAAGAAATTCATGATGATAATCATGACTATGATGATGATCATCATGTTATTGATGATCGTTATGATcttgatgaaaatgatgatCAATCAAGTCCATTGATGAATGTTGAGTACTTTAGCCATGAATTAGATAAAGTTATTGGTGCTAATCATGAGATTATTGAGGAAGAACAAGTTTATGAgaataataattgtattgaagatgaagaacaaagCAGGAGGAGAGTCACTCTTGCTGAACTTTTCTTGGAAGATTCTGATTATCATCATAATGTGAAAGTATtgcaagatgatgatgatgatgatgatgatgatggtgttaAGGGTGACatcatgatgaatgaaaaacaaggtattgatATGATGATCATGAAGCCTAATTCTTTAGCTAAAAATGGTCTCTTCAAAGCTAAAAAGCTTCTTAAAGAGGATTTGCACCCACTCAAGAAGTTCAACCAG ttaatGAAAAGGATGATGAAGAAAAAGATTCATCCGGATGACTTAGAAGGAAAACTGCACAAAGACATGCAGATCCATCCAAGCAGTCCCACCAATGGTCAAGATCTCTCCAATGACGAGTTAGCTTCATTGCTTCTCATTCAAG CTGCTATGGTTTGA
- the LOC130827457 gene encoding E3 ubiquitin-protein ligase RFI2-like isoform X4 → MVRSDYSDQGIDLNVEPESSIPCSICFDLVTYDGDRSRAKLKCGHEFHLEVAGVVAKQNGWIIVINDCIGSAFNAKGAMQCPNCRSVEKGQWKYSSGSLTSPELGVDDGSVDHYPFYFTLAETAKHWSYERINTDGRSSASWRKRPSPSRMGSVSTHIISTSPSSIRPTCAH, encoded by the exons ATGGTAAGGTCGGATTATAGTGATCAAGGGATTGATTTGAATGTTGAACCTGAATCATCAATTCCATGTTCCatttgttttgatttggttACCTATGATGGGGATAGATCCAGGGCTAAGCTTAAATGTGGTCATGAATTTCATCTGG AAGTGGCTGGGGTAGTTGCGAAACAAAATGGCTGGATCATTGTTATTAATG ACTGCATTGGTTCTGCGTTTAATGCGAAGGGAGCTATGCAATGTCCGAATTGCCGGTCAGTTGAGAAAGGTCAATGGAAATATTCTAGTGGTTCTCTTACGTCTCCGGAGCTAGGTGTCGATGATGGAAGTGTTGATCACTATCCCTTTTATTTCACTCTTGCTGAAACG GCCAAGCATTGGAGTTATGAGCGCATTAACACCGATGGTCGCTCATCAGCATCCTGGCGCAAGCGGCCTTCACCCTCACGGATGGGTTCAGTTTCAACACACATCATTTCTACATCCCCATCAAGCATCAGGCCTACCTGTGCCCATTAG
- the LOC130827457 gene encoding uncharacterized protein LOC130827457 isoform X1: protein MVRSDYSDQGIDLNVEPESSIPCSICFDLVTYDGDRSRAKLKCGHEFHLEVAGVVAKQNGWIIVINDCIGSAFNAKGAMQCPNCRSVEKGQWKYSSGSLTSPELGVDDGSVDHYPFYFTLAETPYRVHICPFRGFTQFYPSSQPSIGVMSALTPMVAHQHPGASGLHPHGWVQFQHTSFLHPHQASGLPVPISSSPVRFDTQRSMPRFVPLGQLYEPNPTFSYYADSSSRAHPWSRDNGPHFLLP, encoded by the exons ATGGTAAGGTCGGATTATAGTGATCAAGGGATTGATTTGAATGTTGAACCTGAATCATCAATTCCATGTTCCatttgttttgatttggttACCTATGATGGGGATAGATCCAGGGCTAAGCTTAAATGTGGTCATGAATTTCATCTGG AAGTGGCTGGGGTAGTTGCGAAACAAAATGGCTGGATCATTGTTATTAATG ACTGCATTGGTTCTGCGTTTAATGCGAAGGGAGCTATGCAATGTCCGAATTGCCGGTCAGTTGAGAAAGGTCAATGGAAATATTCTAGTGGTTCTCTTACGTCTCCGGAGCTAGGTGTCGATGATGGAAGTGTTGATCACTATCCCTTTTATTTCACTCTTGCTGAAACG CCCTATAGAGTTCACATATGTCCGTTTCGTGGATTCACACAATTTTATCCATCTTCTCA GCCAAGCATTGGAGTTATGAGCGCATTAACACCGATGGTCGCTCATCAGCATCCTGGCGCAAGCGGCCTTCACCCTCACGGATGGGTTCAGTTTCAACACACATCATTTCTACATCCCCATCAAGCATCAGGCCTACCTGTGCCCATTAGTAGCAGCCCCGTAAGATTCGACACTCAAAGAAGCATGCCTAGATTTGTGCCTTTAGGACAATTATATGAGCCTAATCCGACTTTCTCATACTACGCGGACAGTTCTTCCAGAGCCCATCCGTGGAGCAGAGATAACGGTCCTCACTTTCTATTGCCATGA
- the LOC130827457 gene encoding uncharacterized protein LOC130827457 isoform X2, whose product MVRSDYSDQGIDLNVEPESSIPCSICFDLVTYDGDRSRAKLKCGHEFHLDCIGSAFNAKGAMQCPNCRSVEKGQWKYSSGSLTSPELGVDDGSVDHYPFYFTLAETPYRVHICPFRGFTQFYPSSQPSIGVMSALTPMVAHQHPGASGLHPHGWVQFQHTSFLHPHQASGLPVPISSSPVRFDTQRSMPRFVPLGQLYEPNPTFSYYADSSSRAHPWSRDNGPHFLLP is encoded by the exons ATGGTAAGGTCGGATTATAGTGATCAAGGGATTGATTTGAATGTTGAACCTGAATCATCAATTCCATGTTCCatttgttttgatttggttACCTATGATGGGGATAGATCCAGGGCTAAGCTTAAATGTGGTCATGAATTTCATCTGG ACTGCATTGGTTCTGCGTTTAATGCGAAGGGAGCTATGCAATGTCCGAATTGCCGGTCAGTTGAGAAAGGTCAATGGAAATATTCTAGTGGTTCTCTTACGTCTCCGGAGCTAGGTGTCGATGATGGAAGTGTTGATCACTATCCCTTTTATTTCACTCTTGCTGAAACG CCCTATAGAGTTCACATATGTCCGTTTCGTGGATTCACACAATTTTATCCATCTTCTCA GCCAAGCATTGGAGTTATGAGCGCATTAACACCGATGGTCGCTCATCAGCATCCTGGCGCAAGCGGCCTTCACCCTCACGGATGGGTTCAGTTTCAACACACATCATTTCTACATCCCCATCAAGCATCAGGCCTACCTGTGCCCATTAGTAGCAGCCCCGTAAGATTCGACACTCAAAGAAGCATGCCTAGATTTGTGCCTTTAGGACAATTATATGAGCCTAATCCGACTTTCTCATACTACGCGGACAGTTCTTCCAGAGCCCATCCGTGGAGCAGAGATAACGGTCCTCACTTTCTATTGCCATGA
- the LOC130827458 gene encoding protein TILLER ANGLE CONTROL 1-like isoform X1, translating into MKVFNWVHPRFLNVNPCTAFLEENGTQKDESSKIENEMNVFHGHNSHMIVDMLDSWKDGILSIGTIAISPLEASKYAMLEEIHDDNHDYDDDHHVIDDRYDLDENDDQSSPLMNVEYFSHELDKVIGANHEIIEEEQVYENNNCIEDEEQSRRRVTLAELFLEDSDYHHNVKVLQDDDDDDDDDGVKGDIMMNEKQGIDMMIMKPNSLAKNGLFKAKKLLKEDLHPLKKFNQLMKRMMKKKIHPDDLEGKLHKDMQIHPSSPTNGQDLSNDELASLLLIQGILSSN; encoded by the exons atgaag GTCTTTAATTGGGTTCATCCGCGATTTCTCAATGTTAATCCGTGCACAGCTTTTCTCGAAG AAAATGGAACACAAAAAGATGAGagttcaaaaatagaaaatgagatgaaTGTTTTCCATGGCCATAATTCTCATATGATAGTAGACATGCTAGACTCTTGGAAAGATGGAATTCTATCCATTGGTACCATTGCTATTAGTCCCTTAGAGGCTAGTAAATATGCAATGCTTGAAGAAATTCATGATGATAATCATGACTATGATGATGATCATCATGTTATTGATGATCGTTATGATcttgatgaaaatgatgatCAATCAAGTCCATTGATGAATGTTGAGTACTTTAGCCATGAATTAGATAAAGTTATTGGTGCTAATCATGAGATTATTGAGGAAGAACAAGTTTATGAgaataataattgtattgaagatgaagaacaaagCAGGAGGAGAGTCACTCTTGCTGAACTTTTCTTGGAAGATTCTGATTATCATCATAATGTGAAAGTATtgcaagatgatgatgatgatgatgatgatgatggtgttaAGGGTGACatcatgatgaatgaaaaacaaggtattgatATGATGATCATGAAGCCTAATTCTTTAGCTAAAAATGGTCTCTTCAAAGCTAAAAAGCTTCTTAAAGAGGATTTGCACCCACTCAAGAAGTTCAACCAG ttaatGAAAAGGATGATGAAGAAAAAGATTCATCCGGATGACTTAGAAGGAAAACTGCACAAAGACATGCAGATCCATCCAAGCAGTCCCACCAATGGTCAAGATCTCTCCAATGACGAGTTAGCTTCATTGCTTCTCATTCAAGGTATATTATCTTCTAACTGA